In Silene latifolia isolate original U9 population chromosome X, ASM4854445v1, whole genome shotgun sequence, the following proteins share a genomic window:
- the LOC141620504 gene encoding uncharacterized protein LOC141620504, producing the protein MERSHFPLLCYWDGEIVQGDGCVSYVGGNESFIFANSNMSFNDLHNEVYTTIGVDSSKYKLVLKMKFPSLGCFKVVSLNNDRSLQAMWASICHSKAGSMDIYVELVPIQQPHLSNANVVPNVSFTRMLNDNNLFLNNFMSPTHNVQGFGSDDRYVSLLTNNIGVEVGDGNIQGDEVEDDADLRLENSSDEDDEDEEDIDHVSSTAPNPEFTSISKFDEIQGNNWTNWKNVVPYDVRGEFSVGQTFPNKRSLTEAITSYNLRVNQSFKIHESKPHTVTYKCGRRPTSYSWTLKATQKKLVSDAFTIVRYNGGHERSCVGDTMPIDHRNLRRTFISNAIRNIVEADWGLTVNAIIEIIIDKYNYKITYMKAWKAKQKALADIFGDWELSYQLLPRFFEALKEANPGTVVQFVNYPTDDPNVVIFGRVFWAFGASIKGFPHCRPIITIDGTHLYGKYKGVLMIAMGVDANDQLYPLAFAIVELETTETWSWFLACIRCLVTQRSGLCVISDRHPGIMKAMNENGCGWEEPFAYHRFCIRYHASNINSKFKNKALKDLFSWTAFQHQSIKFNTGLAKINELNVQARADLDKLPLSKWSMCHGGALRYGIKTTNLAEVFNNVLKGARFLHPLLLSKSHFLE; encoded by the coding sequence ATGGAGAGGAGTCATTTTCCCTTATTGTGTTATTGGGATGGTGAAATAGTTCAAGGAGATGGGTGTGTAAGCTATGTAGGTGGAAATGAGTCTTTTATTTTTGCTAATAGTAACATGAGCTTCAATGATCTCCACAATGAGGTATACACAACCATTGGTGTTGATAGTAGTAAGTATAAATTAGTGTTGAAAATGAAGTTTCCTAGTCTTGGATGTTTTAAGGTTGTTTCTCTCAATAATGACCGTTCTTTACAAGCGATGTGGGCTAGTATATGTCATTCAAAGGCGGGATCTATGGACATTTATGTTGAGTTGGTACCAATTCAACAACCTCATCTGAGTAATGCAAATGTAGTACCGAATGTGTCTTTTACTAGGATGTTAAATGACAATAATCTCTTTCTCAATAATTTTATGTCACCCACGCATAATGTACAAGGTTTCGGGAGTGATGATCGGTATGTGTCATTGTTAACAAATAATATCGGAGTAGAGGTAGGTGACGGTAATATTCAAGGGGATGAAGTTGAGGATGATGCTGATTTAAGACTAGAGAATTCtagtgatgaggatgatgaggatgaggaagaCATTGATCATGTGTCTTCCACTGCCCCAAATCCGGAATTCACTAGTATTTCTAAATTTGATGAAATACAAGGGAATAATTGGACTAATTGGAAAAATGTTGTCCCATATGATGTTAGGGGAGAGTTTTCTGTTGGCCAAACATTTCCTAATAAGAGATCTTTGACGGAAGCAATTACATCGTATAATTTGAGGGTGAATCAAAGTTTCAAAATTCATGAGTCAAAGCCTCACACTGTGACATACAAATGTGGGAGAAGACCTACATCATATAGTTGGACATTAAAAGCCACCCAAAAAAAATTGGTTTCCGATGCATTTACAATTGTGAGATACAATGGTGGTCATGAGAGATCATGTGTAGGAGACACCATGCCTATAGACCACCGAAACTTGAGAAGAACTTTCATTAGTAATGCCATTAGGAATATTGTGGAGGCAGACTGGGGGTTGACGGTAAATGCAAttattgaaataataattgataaatataaCTACAAGATCACTTATATGAAGGCATGGAAAGCTAAACAAAAAGCTCTTGCCGACATATTTGGTGATTGGGAGTTATCATACCAGTTGCTTCCTCGATTCTTTGAAGCTCTGAAGGAAGCTAATCCCGGTACTGTTGTTCAATTTGTAAATTATCCAACTGATGATCCAAATGTTGTGATATTTGGCCGGGTATTTTGGGCTTTTGGAGCATCAATCAAGGGATTCCCTCATTGTCGCCCTATAATTACAATTGATGGGACTCATTTGTATGGCAAGTATAAAGGCGTGCTTATGATTGCTATGGGTGTTGATGCCAATGATCAACTATATCCTCTTGCTTTTGCCATTGTTGAATTGGAGACTACGGAGACATGGTCTTGGTTTTTGGCATGTATAAGATGTTTGGTTACACAACGAAGTGGTCTTTGTGTAATATCTGACAGGCATCCAGGCATCATGAAAGCCATGAATGAAAATGGGTGTGGGTGGGAGGAACCATTTGCATATCATAGGTTTTGTATAAGATACCATGCATCCAACATCAATTCAAAGTTCAAAAATAAGGCGTTGAAAGACTTGTTTAGTTGGACAGCTTTTCAGCATCAATCCATCAAGTTTAATACTGGTTTAGCAAAGATCAATGAACTTAATGTACAAGCAAGGGCAGACTTAGATAAATTACCTTTGTCAAAGTGGTCAATGTGTCATGGTGGTGCCCTTAGATATGGAATCAAGACAACCAATTTGGCTGAGGTTTTTAATAATGTGCTAAAGGGAGCCCGTTTCTTACATCCTTTGCTCTTGTCAAAGTCACATTTTTTAGAGTAA